The Hydra vulgaris chromosome 11, alternate assembly HydraT2T_AEP genome contains a region encoding:
- the LOC100197388 gene encoding CDGSH iron-sulfur domain-containing protein 3, mitochondrial: MLLISKLKCLLKGKEPIMKLSYVYLKTSPFTCQSKSVVSAKEPFMIMAEPGKKYSWCSCGLSQKQPLCDGSHKKTEMRPYKITSEKECELWFCGCKQTRTPPFCDGSHLEESVQKCSLGTSIP, from the exons atgctattaatttcaaaactgaaatgtttgttaaaaggaAAAGAACCAATTATG aaattatctTATGTCTATTTAAAAACATCACCATTTACTTGTCAAAGCAAGTCAGTTGTTAGTGCTAAGGAACCTTTCATGATTATGGCAGAACCTGGTAAAAAGTATTCTTGGTGTTCATGCGGTCTTAGCCAGAAGCAG CCACTTTGTGATGGCAGCCACAAGAAAACAGAAATGCGTCCTTATAAAATAACATCAGAGAAGGAATGTGAATTATGGTTTTGTGGTTGTAAACAAACAAGAACTCCTCCTTTCTGTGATGGTTCCCATCTTGAAGAAAGCGTTCAGAAATGTTCGTTGGGCACAAGTATTCCCTAG